From one Aeropyrum camini SY1 = JCM 12091 genomic stretch:
- a CDS encoding pyridoxal-phosphate dependent enzyme, giving the protein MADSLGFVLWCPRCGVRLREGEYRPWCPRCKGPLEAEGLPRLGPVLGEGSTPLVEVGGGVRAKMEYLNPSGSFKDRGAGYSLRLASMLGYDCVVVDSSGNTGLSTAVYSARLGLRARVFVPRRASPGKKVLIRAAGAELVEAASREEAARLAEAEAERCFHVAHPTSPLFLEGVKSLGREMAGEARSGSTVLVPASSGTLLLGIYRGVKEAGRDFRLIAVQSPAAYSLKGLVPELGLTGGGEGKLLDALLLARPPRLGEMARAVVDSGGGVVVVGDEAVPGAVRTALRKGFLIEPSSAAVFAALEVLREKGILPGDTILVLTGSGLKYASLLEKLSAGAI; this is encoded by the coding sequence TTGGCGGACTCTTTGGGATTTGTCCTGTGGTGCCCTAGGTGTGGAGTGAGGCTTAGGGAGGGGGAGTATAGGCCTTGGTGCCCCCGCTGTAAGGGGCCCCTGGAGGCTGAGGGGCTCCCCCGGCTTGGCCCGGTGCTTGGAGAAGGCTCAACACCCTTAGTGGAGGTTGGCGGCGGCGTCCGTGCCAAGATGGAGTACCTGAACCCCTCGGGCAGCTTCAAGGACAGGGGTGCTGGCTACAGCCTTAGACTGGCCAGTATGCTAGGGTACGACTGTGTGGTAGTTGACTCAAGCGGTAACACGGGGTTGAGCACGGCTGTCTACAGTGCTAGGCTCGGCTTGAGGGCTAGGGTTTTCGTCCCGCGTAGAGCCTCTCCCGGTAAGAAGGTTCTGATTAGGGCAGCTGGGGCCGAGCTTGTGGAGGCGGCTAGCAGGGAGGAGGCTGCAAGGCTGGCGGAGGCCGAGGCTGAGAGGTGCTTCCACGTTGCCCACCCGACTAGCCCTCTATTCCTAGAGGGGGTCAAGAGCCTGGGGAGGGAGATGGCGGGTGAGGCTAGAAGCGGTTCTACCGTGCTTGTTCCGGCTAGCAGCGGCACCCTCCTGCTCGGTATATACAGGGGGGTCAAGGAGGCCGGGAGGGATTTTAGACTCATCGCTGTCCAGTCGCCAGCAGCCTACTCCCTCAAGGGGCTCGTGCCCGAGCTCGGCTTGACCGGGGGAGGCGAGGGTAAACTCCTCGACGCGCTACTCCTTGCAAGGCCGCCGAGGCTCGGTGAGATGGCGCGTGCGGTGGTGGATAGCGGGGGAGGTGTTGTAGTGGTTGGGGATGAGGCCGTGCCGGGAGCGGTGAGGACGGCGCTTCGTAAAGGCTTCCTGATAGAGCCAAGCAGTGCCGCCGTCTTCGCAGCCCTAGAGGTCCTCAGGGAGAAGGGTATTCTCCCCGGGGATACTATACTGGTTTTGACGGGCAGCGGTTTGAAGTACGCCAGCCTTCTTGAGAAGCTTTCTGCAGGCGCCATATAG
- a CDS encoding precorrin-2 dehydrogenase/sirohydrochlorin ferrochelatase family protein encodes MGYHPFVVRVRGARVLVVGGGGVGGRRALLLASKGAKVRVVSLEFSRELQQAAGRLGVELVEGGFDEARRHIPWASIVVVATPLTREAEEFVGHALEAGKLVNMAADHRLGNLVFPFAGEAGGLIVGVTSLGVSGLAARRALEKIVEMLESDREVECLLKTHGRVKRMLLESVGDPKVRMAIHASLWKDREYRRLCSEGRVEEAYRRAVEVARCVAGAGV; translated from the coding sequence ATGGGGTATCACCCCTTCGTGGTGAGGGTTAGAGGGGCTAGGGTCCTAGTGGTGGGGGGCGGCGGCGTCGGGGGTAGGAGGGCCCTGCTCCTAGCCTCCAAGGGCGCGAAGGTCAGGGTTGTCTCCCTCGAGTTCTCGAGGGAGTTACAGCAGGCTGCTGGCAGGCTTGGAGTCGAGCTGGTAGAGGGCGGGTTCGACGAGGCGAGGAGACACATCCCCTGGGCTTCTATAGTCGTCGTCGCTACTCCCCTCACGAGGGAGGCTGAGGAGTTTGTGGGGCATGCTCTGGAGGCGGGGAAGCTTGTGAACATGGCAGCCGACCACAGGCTCGGGAACCTCGTGTTCCCCTTCGCCGGTGAGGCTGGCGGGCTTATCGTGGGCGTCACGAGCCTGGGCGTATCGGGCCTTGCAGCTAGGAGGGCGCTAGAAAAGATAGTCGAGATGCTTGAGAGCGACAGGGAGGTCGAGTGCCTTCTAAAAACCCATGGGAGGGTTAAGAGGATGCTTCTCGAGAGCGTAGGGGATCCTAAGGTTAGGATGGCTATACACGCGTCTCTCTGGAAGGACAGAGAGTATAGGAGGCTCTGTAGCGAGGGCAGGGTTGAAGAGGCTTATAGGAGGGCTGTGGAGGTGGCTAGATGTGTCGCGGGAGCCGGTGTGTAG
- a CDS encoding uroporphyrinogen-III synthase, which produces MSREPVCSYLVLTPSEDLAIELHKLLGGSTFWIPVMGFREAEGWRESLLSALRRCPVLGITSPRGAELLARSPEVLEAAERVYAVGPQTARVLLEMAGVKPILPRGGYSVSSMLREAEGAGEKCIVLARSRAGLGRGVEGAGLRVVEVAIYEPVIRGEMLEEAARLKVDVAVLTSSEIARMYCRALEKGGGGAGGYVAIGVSTALAVSACPPRPLCIPPSVKREDLARAALALCRLLKGG; this is translated from the coding sequence GTGTCGCGGGAGCCGGTGTGTAGCTACCTCGTCCTCACCCCGAGCGAGGACCTCGCTATAGAGCTCCATAAGCTCCTGGGTGGCAGCACCTTCTGGATACCGGTCATGGGGTTTAGGGAGGCGGAGGGGTGGAGGGAGTCCCTGCTGAGTGCCCTCCGCAGATGCCCTGTGCTAGGGATAACAAGCCCCAGGGGTGCCGAGCTCCTGGCCAGGTCTCCGGAGGTCCTCGAGGCTGCGGAGAGGGTGTATGCCGTCGGCCCCCAGACGGCCAGGGTTCTACTGGAGATGGCGGGTGTGAAGCCCATACTCCCCCGGGGAGGCTATAGCGTGTCCTCCATGCTTAGAGAGGCGGAGGGGGCTGGCGAGAAGTGCATAGTGCTGGCGAGGAGCAGGGCCGGGCTAGGTAGGGGCGTGGAGGGGGCTGGGCTCAGGGTTGTCGAGGTTGCTATATACGAGCCCGTCATACGGGGGGAGATGTTGGAGGAGGCGGCGAGGCTCAAGGTCGACGTTGCGGTGCTTACGAGCAGTGAGATAGCGAGGATGTACTGCAGGGCTCTGGAGAAGGGGGGCGGGGGTGCAGGGGGGTATGTCGCGATAGGCGTTTCAACGGCGCTGGCGGTCTCAGCATGCCCGCCAAGGCCCCTCTGCATACCCCCCTCTGTGAAGAGGGAGGATCTTGCTAGAGCGGCTCTAGCCCTCTGCAGGCTTCTCAAGGGTGGCTAG
- a CDS encoding aldo/keto reductase: MAGFTGLPESKLAYGVYSLTGMYGSVEPGEAVEVLRFARRLGVEHFDTADVYGNGLGESLVGQAFPRGEGVFVATKIGYDFYGGGRPRRRHDREYLEKALRRSLERLGVDRVDLLYIHNPPLEVLEKGEIYRFLSWAKGEGLIGLGGVALGPETDVAEEALEAMSHSEVEAVQFVYNMLEQEPGYTIALWARERGVAAVARVPHAGGVLDESITPREAERLRDHRSLRRGGWYRWAFRVYSRIKPLLEDLPGTPGQKAIAFILSSAPIDSVVLIAKTREKLREYTSPESTIRLPSSVVEEIRRIYMEEVRESPEAPLKSLKLAGVL; this comes from the coding sequence TTGGCCGGCTTCACAGGGCTGCCAGAGTCTAAGCTGGCCTATGGGGTTTACAGCCTGACGGGGATGTATGGTAGTGTGGAGCCGGGTGAGGCTGTCGAGGTCCTCAGGTTCGCGAGAAGACTGGGTGTGGAGCACTTCGACACTGCGGACGTCTACGGCAATGGCTTGGGCGAAAGCCTAGTGGGCCAAGCCTTCCCCCGGGGGGAGGGTGTTTTCGTGGCGACCAAGATAGGCTACGATTTCTATGGTGGAGGCAGGCCTAGGAGACGCCACGACAGGGAGTATCTAGAGAAGGCGCTGAGGAGGAGCCTCGAGAGGCTGGGAGTCGATAGGGTTGACCTCCTCTACATACACAACCCTCCCCTTGAGGTCCTGGAAAAGGGGGAGATCTACCGCTTCCTCTCCTGGGCCAAGGGTGAGGGGCTCATAGGCCTCGGCGGGGTCGCTCTAGGCCCTGAGACCGACGTCGCTGAGGAGGCTCTCGAGGCCATGTCCCACAGCGAGGTTGAGGCGGTACAGTTTGTCTACAACATGCTGGAGCAGGAGCCCGGCTACACGATAGCATTATGGGCCAGGGAGAGGGGCGTGGCTGCTGTTGCAAGGGTTCCCCACGCAGGGGGGGTTCTAGACGAGAGCATAACACCCCGGGAGGCTGAGAGGCTCAGGGACCATAGAAGCCTGAGGAGGGGGGGCTGGTACAGGTGGGCCTTCAGAGTATACAGCAGGATCAAGCCCCTACTCGAAGACCTACCGGGGACGCCGGGCCAGAAGGCAATAGCCTTTATCCTATCGAGCGCGCCGATAGACTCTGTAGTCCTAATAGCGAAGACTAGGGAGAAGCTGAGGGAATACACCTCCCCTGAGAGCACCATACGGCTGCCCAGTAGTGTTGTCGAAGAGATCAGGAGGATATACATGGAGGAGGTGAGGGAGAGCCCGGAAGCCCCCCTCAAGAGCTTGAAGCTAGCGGGGGTGTTGTAG
- a CDS encoding ribbon-helix-helix domain-containing protein: MRLVTVKMPEMYVKGIDELVRAGRYSSRSEVIRIAVRELLKRELWGTAAPAVGLPLARIGLEPLGAGVEGEHIQQPEF, translated from the coding sequence ATGAGGCTCGTAACGGTGAAAATGCCCGAGATGTACGTTAAGGGAATAGACGAGCTTGTCCGAGCCGGTAGGTACAGCAGCCGGAGTGAGGTAATCCGGATAGCTGTTAGAGAGCTGCTCAAAAGAGAGCTATGGGGGACTGCAGCGCCGGCGGTGGGCCTTCCCCTGGCTAGGATAGGCCTGGAGCCCCTCGGTGCTGGGGTTGAGGGCGAGCATATCCAGCAGCCCGAGTTTTAG
- a CDS encoding Lrp/AsnC family transcriptional regulator, with protein MSAGATQLLGERDIDLLMELQYNFQISPDPIGDAARSVGLSPERAVERLKELAKAGIVKRIGFYYNYRAQGKTAALVAFAAGEKYRELANLFRGDPDVTHNYLRDHPVYNVWIVIKRPTREELLRAVDEAARKVGVDGWIALFSRRTYKLSVKYDLREGISRSGRYWRVEEKPPRPEDLGVDPMLPRLVRVLHLNLNPYRHAADRLGITVDEVLSQVKLLLDKGVLMDPGLALDGHKAGFTENAMVVMEPEGSGEETCERAAELPYSTHVVLRESYPPGAWRHICYFMVHATSKDRINMVLEEAREKCRPRDAMAIFSLEDLKPGYVR; from the coding sequence ATGTCGGCCGGTGCCACGCAGCTGTTGGGCGAGAGGGATATAGACCTCCTTATGGAGCTCCAGTACAACTTCCAGATCTCCCCAGACCCGATAGGCGATGCTGCTAGAAGCGTGGGCCTCAGCCCGGAGAGGGCGGTGGAGAGGCTGAAGGAGCTTGCCAAGGCCGGTATAGTCAAGAGAATAGGCTTCTACTACAACTACCGCGCCCAGGGGAAGACGGCGGCTCTCGTAGCGTTCGCCGCGGGAGAAAAGTACCGGGAGCTGGCCAACCTCTTCCGGGGCGACCCGGATGTGACGCACAACTACCTCAGAGACCATCCAGTCTATAATGTTTGGATCGTCATCAAGAGGCCCACTAGGGAGGAGCTCCTAAGGGCTGTTGACGAGGCGGCTAGGAAGGTGGGGGTTGACGGGTGGATAGCCCTGTTCAGCAGGAGGACCTACAAGCTCAGCGTCAAGTACGATCTCAGGGAGGGTATATCGAGGAGCGGCCGCTACTGGAGGGTTGAGGAGAAGCCCCCGAGGCCCGAGGACCTCGGGGTAGACCCTATGCTACCCAGGCTCGTGAGAGTCCTCCACCTCAACTTAAACCCCTACCGCCACGCTGCTGACAGGCTCGGCATCACCGTGGACGAGGTCCTCAGCCAGGTTAAGCTCCTCCTAGATAAAGGGGTGCTGATGGACCCAGGCCTAGCCCTAGACGGCCACAAGGCAGGGTTCACAGAGAACGCGATGGTTGTAATGGAGCCCGAGGGGAGCGGCGAGGAGACATGCGAGAGGGCGGCTGAGCTTCCTTACAGCACTCACGTCGTCCTCAGGGAGAGCTACCCCCCTGGGGCGTGGAGGCACATATGCTATTTCATGGTCCACGCCACCAGCAAGGACAGGATAAACATGGTGCTGGAAGAGGCTAGGGAGAAGTGTAGACCGAGGGACGCCATGGCCATATTCAGCCTCGAGGACCTCAAGCCAGGCTACGTGAGATAG
- the ilvA gene encoding threonine ammonia-lyase — MSEEVEALRLADEIYRLSSEARRYVARGAHVTPLDKSSTLSAIAGVEVYLKLENLQKTGSFKVRGPLFKLGRALERGNVEGVVAASAGNHAQGVAYAASFYGLKSVIVMPELAPPAKVKATRSYGAEVVLHGRVVDEAFKLAEKIAEERGYMLVHPFDDPEIMAGNGTIAWESYEQGGRFDTVIVPVGGGGLISGIVSVVRKLMPGARVIGVEAEAAPKFVESLKEDRRVEVEVTHSLADGLVTKKPGKLTYPIVKYLVDKVVTVDEHEIASAMYLLLERSKILAEGAGAAGVAALLARVVKPKGRTLVIVSGGNADLTSIEKVILVGLAREGRIARITGVIPDMPGQLYRVLEVIAEKRCNVVDIVHDRLHPRISPGMARVTIVLEVPERMLLFELLEDLRDMGYRFVID, encoded by the coding sequence TTGTCGGAAGAAGTAGAAGCCCTTAGGCTGGCTGACGAGATTTATAGGCTTAGCTCCGAGGCCAGGAGGTACGTAGCCAGAGGTGCCCATGTGACACCCCTCGACAAGAGCTCCACCCTCTCGGCGATAGCAGGAGTGGAGGTTTACCTCAAGCTCGAGAACCTCCAGAAGACGGGGAGCTTCAAGGTCAGAGGGCCCCTGTTCAAGCTTGGAAGGGCCCTCGAGAGGGGCAATGTAGAGGGGGTTGTGGCTGCCTCCGCAGGGAACCACGCCCAGGGTGTGGCGTATGCCGCCAGCTTCTACGGGCTGAAGAGCGTCATAGTCATGCCTGAGCTAGCCCCCCCGGCCAAGGTAAAGGCTACTAGGTCGTATGGGGCGGAGGTTGTGCTGCACGGCCGTGTTGTTGACGAGGCTTTCAAGCTCGCCGAGAAGATTGCTGAGGAGAGGGGCTATATGCTTGTCCACCCGTTCGACGATCCCGAGATCATGGCGGGCAACGGCACTATAGCCTGGGAATCATACGAGCAGGGAGGCAGGTTCGACACCGTCATAGTACCAGTCGGCGGGGGAGGGCTCATATCAGGGATTGTCTCGGTAGTGCGGAAGCTAATGCCCGGCGCGAGGGTTATAGGTGTTGAGGCTGAGGCTGCGCCCAAGTTCGTGGAGAGCCTCAAGGAGGATAGGCGTGTTGAGGTTGAGGTTACCCACAGCCTGGCTGACGGTCTGGTGACCAAGAAGCCCGGCAAGCTGACGTACCCTATAGTGAAGTATCTCGTGGATAAGGTTGTAACTGTGGACGAGCACGAGATAGCCAGCGCCATGTACCTCCTCCTAGAGAGGTCTAAGATACTGGCTGAGGGGGCTGGAGCTGCGGGCGTGGCGGCCTTGCTGGCTAGGGTTGTGAAGCCTAAGGGAAGGACCCTGGTTATTGTTAGCGGGGGGAACGCGGATCTCACGAGCATAGAGAAGGTCATACTGGTTGGTCTTGCCAGGGAGGGTAGGATAGCGAGGATTACGGGAGTTATACCAGACATGCCTGGCCAGCTGTATAGGGTGCTCGAGGTGATAGCTGAGAAGAGGTGTAACGTAGTTGACATTGTACATGATAGGCTCCACCCGAGGATAAGCCCTGGGATGGCGAGGGTGACGATAGTTCTGGAGGTTCCCGAGCGGATGCTCCTCTTCGAGCTGCTGGAGGACCTGAGGGACATGGGCTACAGGTTCGTCATAGACTGA
- a CDS encoding RidA family protein translates to MDNGGKKGILVESAPKPVGPYSQAVESGCFMFVSGQIPIDPETGALERDGFREAARRALENLKAIVEGAGYSMDDIVKVTVYITDIERFSEFNEIYKEYFNRPYPARAVVGVAALPLGAPLEVEAVLYTCRKK, encoded by the coding sequence TTGGACAACGGGGGTAAAAAGGGAATTCTAGTGGAGTCGGCTCCTAAGCCTGTAGGCCCCTACAGCCAGGCTGTCGAGTCTGGTTGTTTCATGTTTGTCTCGGGCCAGATACCCATAGACCCCGAGACAGGTGCCCTGGAGAGGGATGGGTTTAGGGAGGCTGCTAGGAGGGCCCTGGAGAATCTAAAGGCTATAGTTGAGGGCGCCGGCTACAGTATGGATGATATTGTAAAAGTTACAGTCTATATCACGGACATTGAAAGGTTCTCGGAGTTCAACGAGATTTATAAAGAATATTTTAACAGGCCGTATCCAGCTAGAGCTGTGGTGGGCGTCGCCGCGCTACCCCTCGGGGCGCCCCTCGAGGTCGAAGCGGTGCTTTACACTTGTCGGAAGAAGTAG
- a CDS encoding class I SAM-dependent methyltransferase, which translates to MTLGSNPLVPYVPTRPELIPRILELLELREDDVFYDLGCGDGRVVIEAVKKTRVKKAVCVETREDLLKEARMKAEEEGVADRIEFVNNDFFKTPLKDATAVYMYLLTSVNESLKPKLARELREGARIVTLDFPIPGWKPVKVETATTGWQRSLYLYVKGVSDRG; encoded by the coding sequence TTGACTCTCGGCTCCAACCCCCTAGTCCCCTACGTCCCGACGAGGCCCGAGCTTATACCCCGCATCCTCGAGCTTCTAGAGCTTAGAGAGGACGATGTCTTCTACGATCTAGGCTGCGGCGACGGTAGGGTTGTGATCGAGGCCGTGAAGAAGACTAGGGTGAAGAAGGCGGTGTGTGTGGAGACTAGGGAGGACCTGTTGAAGGAGGCTAGGATGAAGGCTGAGGAGGAGGGTGTTGCCGACAGGATAGAGTTCGTCAACAACGACTTCTTCAAGACTCCCCTTAAGGACGCTACAGCGGTCTACATGTACCTCCTCACCAGCGTCAACGAGAGTTTAAAGCCTAAGCTCGCCCGCGAGCTCCGTGAAGGTGCCAGGATCGTGACCCTAGACTTCCCCATACCCGGTTGGAAGCCGGTTAAGGTTGAAACGGCTACAACCGGTTGGCAGAGAAGCTTGTACCTCTACGTCAAAGGGGTCTCAGACAGGGGATAG
- a CDS encoding KaiC domain-containing protein: protein MVDRVKTGIPGMDEILYGGIPRRNVVLLSGGPGTGKSIFSYQYLWNGLREGEPGVFVALEEHPVQVRINMAQFGWDVREYERQGLFAVVDAFTSGIGEAAKKERYVVTDPEDVGLLIDVLKEAIRDVDAKRVAIDSVSTLYLAKPVLARRTVMLLKRVLSGLGTTSILVSQVSVTERGFGGPGVEHAADGIIRLDLDEVDGELIRSLIIWKMRGTKHSMRRHPFEITDKGIIVYHDKVVRIGRRVSIE from the coding sequence TTGGTCGATAGAGTTAAGACAGGCATACCAGGCATGGACGAGATCCTCTATGGAGGCATCCCCCGGAGGAATGTAGTCCTCCTAAGCGGAGGCCCAGGGACGGGCAAGTCGATATTCTCATATCAATACCTCTGGAACGGCCTTAGAGAGGGAGAGCCTGGAGTTTTCGTCGCCCTGGAGGAGCATCCGGTGCAGGTTAGGATTAACATGGCGCAGTTCGGGTGGGACGTTAGAGAGTATGAGAGGCAGGGCTTGTTCGCCGTCGTCGACGCTTTTACCAGCGGCATCGGCGAGGCGGCGAAGAAGGAGAGGTATGTCGTTACAGACCCTGAGGATGTCGGGCTTCTGATCGACGTTTTGAAGGAGGCCATAAGGGATGTTGACGCTAAGAGAGTCGCTATAGACAGCGTCTCCACCCTCTACCTGGCTAAACCCGTTCTGGCTAGGAGGACGGTGATGCTGTTGAAGAGGGTTTTGTCCGGCCTCGGAACCACCAGCATACTGGTGAGCCAGGTCTCCGTCACGGAGAGGGGGTTCGGAGGCCCTGGTGTCGAGCACGCGGCCGACGGTATTATCAGGCTTGACCTGGACGAGGTTGACGGAGAACTCATCAGGAGCCTTATAATCTGGAAGATGAGGGGTACGAAGCATAGCATGAGGCGCCATCCCTTCGAGATAACTGACAAGGGTATAATAGTCTATCATGACAAGGTCGTTAGAATCGGCCGCCGCGTATCCATAGAGTAG
- the guaB gene encoding IMP dehydrogenase has translation MEENSYHGIDTLLLTFDDVAILPGLSTVEPHDVDLATKVSKRIFVSTPFVSSPMDTVTEWRMAAALARLGAVGVIHRNMPREEQARQVRIVKGLSPSPWSEVPRIKLPDGLDNYSLIMEEVEAGAAVVFGAGGIKGYLVLERPDAQFWLDKARYLSLYLLRIRPLPTIDGDGRLIVGAAVSPFDIERARLLEKSGADFLVVDVAHLHNTNALSSLARLVKEVSIDVVAGNLGTKEGVLDTLSRAEEVAGLRMGISSGSICSTGEVAGAAVPTLTAVMNAAQALEELGLAGRIPIIADGGVRNAGDAAKAIIAGASAVMGGRIFAGAEESPGPRIRVGDRLYKPYRGMASRGAMERRFAVDRYSRQAKAVEEGVEGLVPYTGPVVKTLYELAEGLKAALGYAGAQDIISAWRARLARVTPSGSREIKPHDILL, from the coding sequence TTGGAAGAGAATAGCTACCACGGGATCGACACGCTACTCCTCACCTTCGACGACGTAGCCATCCTACCTGGGCTAAGCACTGTCGAGCCCCACGATGTAGACCTAGCCACCAAGGTTAGCAAGAGGATTTTCGTCAGCACACCCTTCGTATCAAGCCCCATGGACACGGTTACGGAGTGGAGGATGGCGGCGGCCCTTGCAAGGCTGGGTGCGGTGGGGGTTATACATAGAAATATGCCGCGTGAGGAGCAGGCGCGGCAGGTGCGTATTGTCAAGGGCCTGTCCCCATCGCCGTGGAGCGAGGTACCCAGGATCAAGCTTCCCGACGGCCTCGACAACTACTCCCTCATCATGGAGGAGGTTGAGGCTGGAGCAGCGGTTGTCTTCGGGGCTGGGGGCATAAAGGGGTATCTAGTCCTCGAGAGGCCTGACGCCCAGTTCTGGCTGGATAAGGCTAGATACCTCAGCCTATATCTACTCAGGATCAGGCCCTTGCCCACGATAGATGGTGATGGCAGGCTTATAGTGGGAGCCGCGGTCAGCCCCTTTGACATCGAAAGGGCGAGGCTACTTGAGAAGAGCGGCGCCGACTTCCTCGTCGTAGACGTGGCTCACCTCCACAACACAAACGCCCTCTCCAGCCTAGCGAGGCTAGTGAAAGAGGTTTCCATAGACGTGGTCGCCGGGAACCTTGGCACGAAGGAGGGCGTGTTAGACACGCTCTCCAGGGCTGAGGAGGTGGCGGGGCTTAGGATGGGTATATCGAGCGGCAGCATCTGCAGCACCGGTGAGGTGGCGGGAGCCGCCGTCCCCACGCTAACGGCCGTCATGAACGCGGCCCAGGCCCTGGAAGAGCTGGGCCTAGCTGGTAGAATACCCATAATAGCCGACGGCGGGGTCAGGAACGCTGGCGACGCTGCAAAGGCAATTATAGCAGGGGCTTCAGCAGTTATGGGCGGGAGGATCTTCGCTGGCGCTGAGGAGAGCCCCGGGCCCAGGATAAGGGTTGGCGATAGGCTTTACAAGCCGTATCGCGGCATGGCCAGCAGGGGGGCCATGGAGAGGAGGTTCGCAGTAGACAGGTACTCCAGGCAGGCTAAGGCTGTCGAGGAGGGTGTGGAGGGGCTAGTCCCCTACACAGGGCCTGTCGTCAAGACGCTGTATGAGCTCGCCGAGGGGCTCAAGGCGGCGCTCGGCTACGCCGGAGCCCAGGACATAATCTCGGCATGGAGGGCCAGGCTGGCAAGGGTCACTCCAAGCGGCTCCAGGGAGATAAAGCCCCACGACATACTGCTTTGA
- a CDS encoding PPC domain-containing DNA-binding protein, whose protein sequence is MVRRLPASTGRVFAVKIEEGEDVHKTLSGLAEAEDLGFAMVVGIGGMAEATVAYYSPEEATYYTVDVRPPDGRVIEVASLAGNILKTSEGYNVHLHVTLGTSPRESVAGHLVRGVAKPFMEVFIVEIVSGQGAPGTSVFDHREGFKASYKSLSQ, encoded by the coding sequence ATGGTCCGCAGGCTCCCTGCGTCTACAGGCAGGGTCTTCGCGGTTAAGATAGAGGAGGGTGAGGATGTTCATAAAACCCTCTCCGGGCTGGCGGAGGCCGAGGACCTGGGCTTCGCCATGGTTGTGGGTATAGGTGGCATGGCTGAGGCGACGGTTGCCTACTATAGTCCCGAGGAGGCGACCTACTATACAGTAGATGTTAGGCCCCCGGACGGGAGGGTGATCGAGGTTGCGAGCCTTGCTGGCAACATATTGAAGACGTCGGAGGGCTATAACGTCCACCTACACGTGACTCTCGGCACATCCCCGAGAGAGAGTGTAGCCGGCCATTTGGTTAGGGGTGTTGCAAAGCCTTTCATGGAGGTGTTCATAGTCGAGATCGTGTCCGGGCAGGGGGCGCCAGGAACGAGCGTTTTCGACCATAGAGAAGGGTTTAAAGCCTCCTACAAAAGCCTCAGCCAATAA
- a CDS encoding CBS domain-containing protein, with protein sequence MGLNDKVSLYASAPAITFEPSTSLGEAVSALLVLHKHRILVGRGVAVTGIIEPGDIPVVFERLGIGAWNTPIAALAKSRPPVIGEDTTVGEAAELMVRTGLSTLLVDMRGALGVFTSWDVLQAVEPEELLAPVSEVVGSLHPRVSPNEPVETALESMASSGRSVVLVGVESPWGFLEPLSALKAAVEGLTAGDAAEPIDVFTHCEGALSEVVAAMVDAASRLAVVHSGWKPLASLDEFDVVRAAAGFWVGQRLRSGGGA encoded by the coding sequence TTGGGCCTTAACGATAAGGTTTCACTATATGCTTCAGCCCCTGCTATAACGTTCGAGCCGTCGACAAGCCTTGGCGAGGCCGTGTCAGCATTGCTCGTGCTGCACAAACACAGGATACTGGTAGGGAGGGGCGTCGCCGTCACGGGTATCATAGAGCCGGGTGACATACCCGTTGTGTTCGAGAGGCTCGGGATCGGCGCGTGGAACACCCCAATTGCAGCCCTCGCTAAGAGCAGGCCACCCGTCATAGGTGAGGACACTACTGTGGGTGAGGCGGCCGAGCTTATGGTCAGGACAGGCCTCTCCACCCTTCTGGTCGATATGCGCGGGGCCCTGGGCGTGTTCACGAGCTGGGACGTTCTGCAGGCGGTAGAGCCGGAGGAACTGCTTGCTCCTGTATCTGAGGTTGTAGGATCTCTTCACCCTCGAGTTTCGCCAAACGAGCCGGTGGAGACTGCTCTAGAGTCTATGGCCTCCTCTGGGAGGAGCGTGGTTCTGGTTGGTGTTGAGAGCCCCTGGGGGTTCCTAGAGCCCCTCTCAGCCCTGAAAGCCGCTGTCGAGGGGTTGACCGCAGGGGATGCGGCGGAGCCTATCGACGTTTTCACACACTGTGAGGGAGCCTTGTCGGAGGTGGTAGCAGCTATGGTGGACGCGGCTTCGAGGCTCGCGGTTGTCCACTCCGGCTGGAAACCCCTAGCTTCGCTGGACGAGTTTGACGTAGTGAGGGCTGCTGCTGGCTTCTGGGTTGGCCAAAGGCTCCGAAGTGGAGGGGGAGCCTAG